A single window of Jiangella alkaliphila DNA harbors:
- a CDS encoding alpha/beta hydrolase, with protein sequence MLSEGEAVDSVEPYRHDGGPVGVLLCHGFTGSPASLRPWAEQLAGHGYSVELPRLPGHGTTWPDLNATAWPDWYRRVERSLLDLAERCPQVVVAGLSMGGCLALRLAQEHGPLVQGLVLVNPVVTSADKRLLALPLLRLVRRSAAALSGDIAMPGQDERAYDRTPLQALWSQTKMWQVVRRDLAMITQPLLLYRSANDHVVDATSAPVILSGVSSTDVAEVVLRRSYHVATLDYDAPEIFSGAAAFVERVTTKRNRGLPR encoded by the coding sequence ATGCTCTCCGAGGGCGAGGCGGTCGACTCGGTCGAGCCGTATCGGCACGACGGCGGGCCGGTCGGCGTGCTGCTGTGCCACGGCTTCACCGGCTCGCCGGCCTCCCTGCGTCCCTGGGCCGAGCAGCTGGCCGGCCACGGGTACAGCGTCGAACTGCCGCGGCTGCCCGGTCACGGCACCACCTGGCCCGACCTCAACGCCACCGCCTGGCCCGACTGGTACCGCCGGGTCGAGCGGTCGCTGCTCGACCTCGCCGAGCGCTGCCCGCAGGTCGTCGTCGCCGGCCTGTCCATGGGCGGCTGCCTGGCGCTGCGGCTGGCCCAGGAGCACGGCCCGCTGGTGCAGGGCCTGGTCCTGGTCAACCCGGTCGTCACCAGCGCCGACAAGCGGCTGCTGGCGCTGCCCTTGCTGCGGCTGGTGCGCCGGTCGGCCGCCGCGCTGTCCGGCGACATCGCGATGCCCGGCCAGGACGAGCGGGCCTACGACCGCACGCCGCTGCAGGCGCTGTGGTCGCAGACGAAGATGTGGCAGGTGGTTCGCCGCGACCTCGCCATGATCACCCAGCCGCTGCTGCTCTACCGCAGCGCGAACGATCACGTCGTCGACGCCACCAGCGCACCGGTCATCCTGTCGGGCGTCTCGTCCACCGATGTCGCCGAGGTCGTCCTGCGGCGCAGCTATCACGTCGCCACCCTCGATTACGACGCGCCGGAAATCTTCTCCGGCGCCGCGGCGTTCGTGGAACGAGTGACCACGAAGAGGAACCGAGGCCTGCCGCGATGA
- a CDS encoding lysophospholipid acyltransferase family protein has translation MKSVLLGPILRLIYRPWAEGVEHVPAKGGAILAGNHLTVIDSFFLPLVIDRKVSFLAKSDYFTQRGVKGWLKRVFFGGTGNVPVDRSGGRASEAALNTAVQILENGDLLGIYPEGTRSPDGRLYRGKTGVARMALEAQVPVVPVAMIGTAEMQPAGRIIPKVMRPGIRFGPVLDFSRYYGMENDRHVLRSVTDEIMYALMELSGQEYVDVYAASVKAKAAEPKAPSD, from the coding sequence ATGAAGAGCGTCTTGCTCGGGCCGATCCTGCGGTTGATCTATCGGCCCTGGGCTGAGGGTGTGGAGCACGTGCCCGCGAAGGGCGGCGCGATCCTCGCCGGCAACCACCTCACCGTCATCGACTCCTTCTTCCTGCCACTCGTCATCGACCGTAAGGTCAGTTTCCTCGCCAAGAGCGACTATTTCACCCAGCGCGGTGTCAAAGGTTGGTTGAAGCGCGTCTTCTTCGGCGGGACGGGCAACGTCCCGGTCGACCGCTCCGGCGGCCGGGCCAGCGAGGCGGCGCTGAACACGGCCGTCCAGATCCTCGAGAACGGCGACCTGCTCGGCATCTACCCCGAGGGCACCCGCTCGCCCGACGGCCGGCTCTACCGCGGCAAGACCGGCGTGGCCCGCATGGCGCTCGAGGCGCAGGTGCCCGTCGTCCCCGTCGCCATGATCGGGACGGCGGAGATGCAGCCGGCCGGGCGCATCATTCCCAAGGTCATGCGCCCCGGCATCCGGTTCGGCCCGGTGCTGGACTTCAGCCGCTATTACGGCATGGAGAACGACCGGCACGTGCTGCGGTCGGTCACCGACGAGATCATGTACGCCCTGATGGAGCTGTCCGGCCAGGAGTACGTCGACGTCTACGCCGCGTCGGTGAAGGCGAAGGCCGCCGAGCCCAAGGCGCCGTCCGACTGA
- a CDS encoding osmoprotectant NAGGN system M42 family peptidase, with product MKSLPIDDEYLREVLLELLRTPSPSGRTDAVMQIVGDRLTELGVRIRLTRRGVLRATLPGDGAPGGASRAVAVHADTIGCMVKRLKENGRLEVVPVGTHSARFAEGAHVTVFTDDLSNLHTGTVLPLMSSGHNFGDAVDTQGVGWHQIEVRLDEPVETRQDVLDLGLSVGDFVALDAAPQITPNGYVKSRHLDDKAGVAACLAAVKALLDDGRSRPVTAHLLVTIGEEVGVGATHGLDEYVAELVAVDNAVVSEGQESREDTVNIGMLDSTGPFDYHLTRRLIGLCESNDLPYRRDVYRFYRSDAAPAIESGLECRTALIGFGVDSSHGHERTHLDGIRRTAELLTAYLTSPLTFSEWDDRPTGSLEDFPSHSVQPAEPEPDRYPGRH from the coding sequence ATGAAGAGCCTGCCCATCGACGACGAGTACCTGCGCGAGGTGCTGCTCGAACTGCTGCGCACGCCCAGCCCGTCCGGCCGCACCGACGCCGTCATGCAGATCGTCGGCGACCGCCTGACCGAGCTGGGCGTGCGCATTCGCCTGACCCGACGGGGTGTGCTGCGGGCCACGCTGCCCGGCGACGGCGCGCCGGGCGGGGCGAGCCGGGCGGTCGCCGTGCACGCCGACACCATCGGCTGCATGGTGAAGCGGCTCAAGGAGAACGGCCGGCTCGAGGTGGTGCCCGTCGGCACGCACAGCGCCCGGTTCGCCGAGGGCGCCCACGTCACCGTCTTCACCGACGACCTCAGCAACCTGCACACCGGCACCGTGCTGCCGCTGATGTCCAGCGGGCACAACTTCGGCGACGCCGTCGACACCCAGGGCGTCGGCTGGCACCAGATCGAGGTCCGGCTGGACGAGCCGGTCGAGACCCGGCAGGACGTGCTCGACCTCGGCCTCTCGGTCGGCGACTTCGTGGCGCTCGACGCCGCGCCGCAGATCACCCCGAACGGCTACGTGAAGTCGCGGCACCTCGACGACAAGGCCGGCGTCGCGGCCTGCCTGGCCGCCGTCAAGGCGCTGCTCGACGACGGCCGCAGCCGCCCCGTCACGGCGCACCTGCTGGTGACGATCGGCGAGGAGGTCGGCGTCGGCGCCACCCACGGCCTGGACGAGTACGTGGCCGAGCTGGTCGCCGTCGACAACGCCGTGGTCAGCGAGGGGCAGGAGTCGCGCGAAGACACCGTCAACATCGGCATGCTCGACTCCACCGGCCCGTTCGACTACCACCTGACGCGGCGGCTGATCGGGCTGTGCGAGAGCAACGACCTGCCGTACCGCCGCGACGTGTACCGCTTCTACCGCTCCGACGCCGCGCCGGCCATCGAGTCGGGGCTGGAGTGCCGCACCGCGCTGATCGGCTTCGGCGTCGACTCCAGCCACGGGCACGAGCGGACCCACCTCGACGGCATCAGGCGCACGGCCGAGCTGCTGACGGCGTACCTCACCAGCCCGCTGACGTTCAGCGAGTGGGACGACCGCCCGACCGGCTCGCTCGAGGACTTCCCCAGCCACAGCGTGCAGCCGGCCGAGCCCGAGCCCGACCGCTACCCGGGCCGGCACTGA
- a CDS encoding DUF885 domain-containing protein, which produces MPANDVTQVADDYLRDLAALEPAAAQALGRTPSSLLPDLSPDAFERRHAATVDAAARLAAVRPSTFRSRVLYEALSERLASDVALHEAGFTTALLAPLATPVHGVRRTFDDLPGDDWDTIGRELARVPAALGEYAATLTASADRGHVVARRQVLAVAAQCDGWVRDGFYPGLVRTRPALTPAAEAAAEATAGFATFLRESLLPRAGSRDGVGRELYEVTSAAFLGARIDVEETYAWGWDELAALTARARAVAASIVPSGDVDDAVRALDADPAGVIDGVPALEAWLQCRVDETMSAVAGAHFDVPDRTRRVECRVTPSASGVMYYVPADPGLTRPGRVWWTLPDGVTRAHVWREVSTLHHEGVPGHHLQHAVTLGLDDLHPWQRSLCHVHGYAEGWAHYAEELADELGLVRTPGERLGMIFAQLWRAVRVVVDLGLHLDLPIPRGNGLVYADRWTPELGARMLVDVARVDPQTAAFEVDRYLGWPGQALAFRVGARLWREARAASALDRGSFHADALRLGPVGLGPLRTLLSERPPGR; this is translated from the coding sequence GTGCCCGCGAACGACGTGACCCAGGTGGCCGACGATTACCTCCGCGACCTCGCCGCACTCGAGCCGGCCGCCGCGCAGGCCCTGGGCCGGACGCCTTCGTCGCTGCTCCCGGACCTCTCGCCGGACGCGTTCGAGCGGCGGCACGCGGCGACGGTGGACGCGGCGGCCCGGCTGGCCGCGGTGCGGCCGTCCACGTTCCGGTCCCGGGTGCTCTATGAGGCCCTGTCCGAGCGGCTGGCCAGCGACGTCGCGCTGCATGAGGCCGGCTTCACGACGGCGCTGCTGGCGCCGCTGGCGACGCCGGTGCACGGGGTCCGGCGCACGTTCGACGACCTGCCGGGCGACGACTGGGACACGATCGGCCGCGAGCTGGCCCGGGTGCCGGCGGCGCTGGGGGAGTACGCGGCGACGCTGACGGCGTCAGCGGACCGCGGGCACGTGGTCGCCCGCCGCCAGGTGCTCGCCGTCGCCGCGCAGTGCGACGGCTGGGTGCGGGACGGTTTTTACCCGGGTCTCGTGAGGACGCGGCCTGCGCTGACCCCGGCGGCCGAGGCGGCGGCGGAGGCGACGGCCGGGTTCGCGACGTTCCTGCGCGAGTCGCTGCTGCCGCGGGCGGGCTCGCGCGACGGTGTGGGCCGCGAGCTGTACGAGGTGACGTCGGCGGCGTTCCTGGGCGCGCGGATCGACGTCGAGGAGACCTACGCCTGGGGCTGGGACGAGCTGGCCGCCCTGACGGCGCGGGCGCGGGCGGTGGCCGCGTCGATCGTCCCGTCCGGCGACGTCGACGACGCGGTACGGGCCCTGGACGCCGACCCGGCCGGCGTGATCGACGGCGTCCCGGCGCTGGAGGCGTGGCTGCAGTGCCGCGTCGACGAGACGATGTCCGCGGTCGCCGGCGCGCACTTCGACGTCCCCGACCGCACCCGCCGGGTGGAGTGCCGCGTGACGCCGTCCGCGTCCGGCGTCATGTACTACGTGCCGGCCGACCCGGGGCTGACCCGGCCGGGGCGGGTCTGGTGGACGCTGCCCGACGGCGTCACCCGGGCCCACGTCTGGCGGGAGGTGTCGACGCTGCACCACGAGGGCGTGCCCGGCCACCACCTGCAGCACGCCGTGACGCTGGGGCTCGACGACCTGCACCCGTGGCAGCGCTCGCTGTGCCACGTGCACGGGTACGCCGAGGGCTGGGCGCACTACGCCGAGGAGCTGGCCGACGAGCTGGGGCTGGTCCGGACGCCGGGGGAGCGGCTCGGGATGATCTTCGCGCAGCTCTGGCGCGCCGTCCGCGTCGTCGTCGACCTCGGGCTGCACCTGGACCTGCCGATCCCGCGCGGGAACGGGCTGGTCTACGCGGACCGGTGGACGCCCGAGCTGGGCGCGCGGATGCTGGTGGACGTCGCGCGGGTGGACCCGCAGACCGCGGCGTTCGAGGTCGACCGGTATCTCGGCTGGCCCGGTCAGGCGCTGGCGTTCCGGGTGGGCGCGCGGCTGTGGCGCGAGGCCCGTGCGGCGTCTGCGCTTGATCGGGGCTCCTTCCACGCCGACGCGTTGCGGCTCGGACCGGTCGGGCTCGGCCCGTTGCGGACGCTGCTCAGCGAGCGGCCACCAGGTCGGTGA
- a CDS encoding TetR/AcrR family transcriptional regulator, with translation MAQNPERRTALVDAAIEVLASDGARGLTFRAVDGRAGVPAGTASNYFASRNALLAQAAERIHVRLRPDEATIAAMVRTRPEPSPDVLRRELTAMYHRLAAEQTEYLALLELRLEAIRRPEVRASLTATIRGNLERDMASHRESGLPGDDTAVVLFYLALSWLIVENLTLPGVLDGHDADRLIAALTDLVAAR, from the coding sequence ATGGCGCAGAACCCGGAACGACGGACGGCGTTGGTGGACGCCGCGATCGAGGTGCTGGCCAGTGACGGCGCCCGCGGGCTGACGTTCCGCGCGGTCGACGGCCGGGCGGGGGTGCCGGCGGGTACGGCGTCGAACTACTTCGCCAGCCGGAACGCGCTGCTCGCACAGGCCGCCGAGCGCATCCACGTCAGGCTCCGCCCGGACGAGGCCACCATCGCCGCCATGGTCCGCACCCGGCCGGAGCCCTCCCCCGACGTGCTGCGGCGCGAGCTCACGGCCATGTACCACCGCCTCGCCGCCGAGCAGACGGAGTACCTGGCGCTGCTGGAGCTGCGACTGGAGGCGATCCGGCGGCCGGAGGTCCGAGCGTCGCTGACGGCGACCATCCGCGGCAACCTGGAGCGCGACATGGCGTCGCACCGCGAGTCCGGGCTGCCCGGCGACGACACCGCCGTCGTGCTGTTCTATCTGGCGCTGAGCTGGCTGATCGTCGAGAATCTCACGCTGCCCGGCGTGCTCGACGGGCACGACGCGGACCGGCTGATCGCCGCGCTCACCGACCTGGTGGCCGCTCGCTGA
- a CDS encoding dihydrofolate reductase family protein, which translates to MRSLVYYVASTVDGFICGPKAELDFFSADGDHMAAIGEEYPETIPVHFRSALGIDPPNRTIDTVLEGRGSYQLGLDDGVANAYPHLRHLVFSRTLGPSPDPGVEVVATDPVQRVRELKREPGQRIWLCGGSELAGVLRDEIDELAIKIYPVAIGSGRPLFGAAGFAPHHLRVTSTRTFDDGVVFLHYARPPHDHQ; encoded by the coding sequence ATGCGATCGCTCGTCTACTACGTCGCCTCGACCGTCGACGGCTTCATCTGCGGCCCGAAGGCCGAGCTCGACTTCTTCTCCGCCGACGGCGACCACATGGCGGCCATCGGCGAGGAGTACCCCGAGACCATTCCGGTGCACTTCCGCTCGGCGCTCGGCATCGACCCGCCGAACCGCACCATTGACACCGTCCTCGAAGGCCGCGGCTCCTACCAGCTGGGCCTCGACGACGGCGTGGCGAACGCCTATCCGCACCTGCGCCACCTGGTGTTCTCGCGCACGCTCGGGCCGAGCCCCGACCCCGGCGTCGAGGTCGTCGCGACCGACCCGGTGCAGCGGGTGCGCGAGCTGAAGCGCGAGCCCGGGCAGCGCATCTGGCTCTGCGGCGGCAGCGAGCTCGCCGGCGTACTGCGCGACGAGATCGACGAGCTGGCGATCAAGATCTACCCCGTGGCGATCGGCTCCGGCCGCCCGCTGTTCGGCGCCGCCGGCTTCGCCCCGCACCACCTGCGCGTCACCTCGACCCGCACCTTCGACGACGGCGTCGTCTTCCTCCACTACGCCCGGCCGCCCCATGATCATCAATGA
- the ngg gene encoding N-acetylglutaminylglutamine synthetase — MWSRPWKEAPEHLVRDMKRDVLVDCAWGRLVFAQTFEDPRHVIDLLRAEEAGRRDIAMYVADPHVLVSHAPGELFIDPSLTYRLELHRYRPRRNPVAGVFVRKMSELADAEEINRLYAARGMVTGDTELMWGNQRTPTFTYLVAQDERTGAVVGTVTGVDHVRAFDDPDNGASLWSLAVDPQCTTPGVGEALVRMLAERYIGRGRDHLDLSVLHDNDPAIRLYTKLGFQRVPVFAVKRKNPINEPLYVAGPGESTELNPYAKIIADEARRRGILVEITDAESGELRLSHGGRRIVTRESLSELTTAVAMSRCDNKQLTRRIFQRAGLSVPRGVAASTPEADAAFLDEVGEAVVKPVRGEQGRGITVGVTSESELRTAVDLAGTFCPDVLIEECVDGDDLRIVVIGHEVVAAAVRRPATVYGNGRHTVAELIDAHSRRRSAATGGESRVPMDETTVGTVRAGGYELDDVLPDGDALKVRRTANLHTGGTIHDVTGTLHPTLAAAAVAASEAIDIPVTGLDLIVPSPAEEEYVLIEANERPGLANHEPQPTAARFVDLLFPATRTTPRAWQPPSVPT, encoded by the coding sequence CTGTGGAGCCGGCCGTGGAAGGAGGCCCCGGAGCACCTCGTCCGGGACATGAAACGCGACGTCCTGGTCGACTGCGCGTGGGGCCGGCTGGTGTTCGCGCAGACCTTCGAGGACCCGCGGCACGTCATCGACCTGCTCCGGGCCGAGGAGGCCGGGCGCCGCGACATCGCCATGTACGTCGCCGACCCGCACGTGCTGGTGTCGCACGCGCCCGGCGAGCTGTTCATCGACCCGTCGCTGACGTACCGGCTGGAGCTGCACCGCTACCGGCCGCGGCGCAACCCCGTCGCCGGCGTGTTCGTTCGCAAGATGAGCGAGCTGGCCGACGCCGAGGAGATCAACCGGCTGTACGCGGCGCGCGGCATGGTCACCGGCGACACCGAACTCATGTGGGGCAACCAGCGCACGCCGACGTTCACCTACCTGGTCGCGCAGGACGAGCGGACCGGCGCCGTCGTCGGCACCGTCACCGGCGTCGACCACGTCCGCGCGTTCGACGACCCCGACAACGGCGCCAGCCTGTGGAGCCTCGCCGTCGACCCGCAGTGCACCACCCCCGGCGTCGGCGAAGCGCTGGTGCGGATGCTGGCCGAGCGGTACATCGGCCGCGGCCGCGACCACCTCGACCTGTCCGTCCTGCACGACAACGACCCGGCCATCCGGCTGTACACGAAGCTCGGCTTCCAGCGGGTGCCGGTGTTCGCGGTGAAGCGGAAGAACCCGATCAACGAGCCGCTGTACGTCGCCGGCCCCGGGGAGTCGACCGAGCTGAACCCGTACGCGAAGATCATCGCCGACGAGGCGCGGCGGCGCGGCATCCTGGTCGAGATCACCGACGCCGAGAGCGGCGAGCTGCGCCTGTCTCATGGCGGGCGGCGCATCGTCACCCGCGAGTCGCTGTCAGAGCTGACGACGGCGGTCGCGATGAGCCGCTGCGACAACAAGCAGCTCACCCGGCGGATCTTCCAGCGGGCCGGGCTGTCGGTGCCGCGCGGCGTGGCGGCGTCGACGCCGGAGGCCGACGCGGCGTTTCTGGACGAGGTCGGCGAGGCGGTCGTCAAGCCGGTCCGCGGCGAGCAGGGCCGCGGCATCACCGTCGGAGTGACGTCGGAGTCCGAGCTGCGCACCGCCGTGGACCTGGCCGGCACGTTCTGCCCCGACGTCCTCATCGAGGAGTGCGTCGACGGCGACGACCTGCGCATCGTCGTCATCGGCCACGAGGTCGTCGCCGCCGCCGTCCGCCGTCCGGCCACCGTGTACGGCAACGGCCGGCACACCGTCGCCGAGCTGATCGACGCGCACAGCCGGCGACGCTCGGCCGCGACCGGCGGCGAGTCGCGGGTGCCGATGGACGAGACGACCGTCGGGACGGTGCGCGCCGGGGGCTACGAGCTGGACGACGTGCTCCCCGACGGCGACGCGCTGAAGGTGCGGCGCACCGCGAACCTGCACACCGGCGGGACGATCCACGACGTGACCGGGACGCTGCACCCGACGCTGGCGGCCGCCGCGGTGGCGGCCAGCGAGGCGATCGACATCCCGGTGACCGGGCTGGACCTCATCGTGCCCAGCCCGGCCGAGGAGGAGTACGTCCTGATCGAGGCGAACGAGCGGCCCGGCCTGGCCAACCACGAGCCGCAACCCACCGCCGCCCGATTCGTCGATCTGCTCTTCCCCGCTACCCGGACGACGCCGCGGGCCTGGCAGCCACCGTCCGTCCCGACCTGA
- a CDS encoding N-acetylglutaminylglutamine amidotransferase: MCGLTGELRFDNRPADLASVGLMCDAMVARGPDDSGAYAHGSLALGHRRLSIIDLSPHGHQPMVDAELGLAVVFNGCIYNYRELRDELSGHGYRFFSTSDTEVIGKAYHRWGEDFVDHLVGMFALAIHERDSGRLVLARDRLGIKPLYLAETPDRLRFASTLPALLRAGGVDTSIDPVALHHYLTWHAVVPAPHTILTGVRKLPPATVRVVEPDGASRERVYWDPSFTRDPAKSAWSATDWEEAVLESLRVAVRRRLVADVPVGVLLSGGLDSSLVVGLLAQEGQTGLNTFSIGFDAVGGEEGDEFKYSDVIAREFGTDHHRIRVGADLLPSLGDAIAAMSEPMVSHDAVAFYLLSQEVSKHVKVVQSGQGADEVFAGYHWYPPLAGVGRDDAVAAYAKAFFDRDHAAMAEVVAPAHLPGGAVSLDFVRDHLTRDGAETAVDAALRLDTQIMLTDDPVKRVDNMTMAWGLEARVPFLDHELVELAAQCPPELKLAQDGKGVLKEAARRVIPHEVIDRPKGYFPVPALKYLQGPYLELVEDALHSAAARDRGLFRPEYVDRLRIDPNADLTPLRGNRLWQLGLLELWLQTQGVTS; this comes from the coding sequence ATGTGCGGCCTCACCGGTGAACTCAGGTTCGACAACCGCCCCGCCGACCTCGCCTCGGTCGGCCTCATGTGCGACGCCATGGTGGCCCGAGGACCCGACGACTCCGGCGCCTACGCGCACGGGTCGCTGGCGCTCGGCCACCGACGGCTGTCGATCATCGACCTCTCCCCACACGGCCATCAGCCGATGGTCGACGCCGAGCTGGGGCTGGCCGTCGTCTTCAACGGCTGCATCTACAACTACCGCGAGCTGCGCGACGAGCTCAGCGGGCACGGCTACCGGTTCTTCTCCACGTCCGACACCGAGGTCATCGGCAAGGCGTACCACCGGTGGGGCGAGGACTTCGTCGACCACCTCGTCGGCATGTTCGCGCTGGCGATCCACGAGCGCGACTCCGGCCGGCTGGTGCTGGCCCGCGACCGCCTCGGCATCAAGCCGCTGTACCTCGCCGAGACGCCCGACCGGCTGCGGTTCGCCAGCACGCTGCCAGCCCTGCTCCGGGCCGGCGGCGTCGACACCTCCATCGATCCGGTCGCGCTGCACCACTACCTGACCTGGCACGCCGTCGTCCCGGCGCCGCACACGATCCTCACCGGCGTGCGCAAACTGCCGCCGGCCACCGTCCGCGTCGTCGAGCCCGATGGCGCGAGCCGCGAGCGGGTGTACTGGGATCCGTCCTTCACCCGCGACCCCGCGAAGAGCGCGTGGTCGGCCACCGACTGGGAGGAGGCCGTCCTCGAGTCGCTGCGGGTGGCCGTGCGCCGGCGCCTGGTCGCCGACGTGCCGGTCGGCGTGCTGCTGTCCGGCGGCCTCGACTCCAGCCTGGTCGTCGGGCTGCTCGCTCAGGAGGGCCAGACCGGGCTGAACACGTTCAGCATCGGGTTCGACGCGGTCGGCGGCGAGGAGGGCGACGAGTTCAAGTACTCCGACGTCATCGCCCGCGAGTTCGGCACCGACCACCACCGCATCCGGGTCGGCGCCGACCTGCTGCCGTCCCTCGGCGACGCCATCGCCGCCATGAGCGAGCCGATGGTCAGCCACGACGCCGTCGCCTTCTACCTGCTGAGCCAAGAGGTCAGCAAGCACGTCAAGGTCGTGCAGTCCGGCCAGGGCGCCGACGAGGTGTTCGCCGGCTACCACTGGTACCCGCCGCTGGCCGGCGTCGGCCGCGACGACGCCGTCGCCGCCTACGCGAAGGCGTTCTTCGACCGCGACCACGCCGCGATGGCCGAGGTCGTCGCGCCCGCCCACCTCCCCGGCGGCGCCGTCAGCCTGGACTTCGTCCGCGACCACTTGACCAGGGACGGCGCCGAGACCGCCGTCGACGCGGCGCTGCGGCTGGACACCCAGATCATGCTGACCGACGACCCGGTCAAGCGGGTCGACAACATGACGATGGCGTGGGGCCTGGAGGCGCGGGTGCCGTTCCTCGACCACGAGCTGGTCGAGCTGGCCGCCCAGTGCCCGCCGGAGCTGAAGCTGGCGCAGGACGGCAAGGGCGTGCTCAAGGAGGCCGCCCGCCGGGTCATCCCGCACGAGGTGATCGACCGGCCGAAGGGCTACTTCCCGGTGCCGGCGCTGAAGTACCTGCAGGGGCCGTACCTCGAGCTCGTCGAGGACGCCCTGCACTCCGCCGCCGCGCGCGACCGCGGGCTGTTCCGCCCCGAGTACGTCGATCGGCTGCGCATCGACCCCAACGCCGACCTCACTCCCCTGCGCGGCAACCGGCTCTGGCAGCTGGGCCTGCTGGAGCTCTGGCTCCAGACGCAAGGCGTGACCTCGTGA
- a CDS encoding trypsin-like serine protease, producing MKTFRARVRAAGALTAALVTGLTVMSAAGTAAAAEEIPQESLIVQSSPAEFETKIVGGEEAPEGEYPFMASVTIATPDGNFSCGGSLYDETHVLTAAHCVNGTGPDEGITVRFGPNDLTEPGTEFTSTQVFSGNISGIPNDWALVELSEPVPADVATPVTIVSDDSLDASEEYRVIGWGATSEGGAPSDVLLQVDVPSVSDEECVAAYEAIDIATSPDVELCAGDLEEGGIDSCQGDSGGPLLVEDGGEWIQVGVVSWGEGCARPGIPGVYTQLSAVADDIANVASGENTPAEVVDVQIETTINTPVEITLSADDAEGDDVSFKVSETDPEAGGTLTTDDETLTTLVYTPAEGFEGEDSFLYLANDGAIDGIPATVTITVAGEAEPTEEPTPTEEPTEEPTPTPTETPGEDDGDDNGDDGDELPDTGSNTTTMIGLALLLAAGGAGAAFAARRRTAGSNL from the coding sequence GTGAAGACCTTCCGCGCGCGCGTCCGCGCTGCGGGCGCACTGACGGCTGCCCTCGTTACGGGCCTCACCGTCATGAGCGCCGCCGGCACCGCGGCCGCAGCCGAGGAGATTCCGCAGGAGTCCCTCATCGTCCAGAGCTCGCCTGCCGAGTTCGAGACCAAGATCGTCGGCGGTGAAGAGGCCCCGGAGGGCGAATACCCCTTCATGGCCTCCGTCACCATCGCGACCCCCGACGGCAACTTCAGCTGTGGCGGCTCCCTCTACGACGAGACCCACGTCCTCACCGCCGCCCACTGCGTCAACGGCACCGGCCCGGACGAGGGCATCACCGTCCGGTTCGGCCCGAACGACCTGACCGAGCCCGGCACGGAGTTCACCTCCACGCAGGTCTTCTCCGGCAACATCTCCGGCATCCCGAACGACTGGGCGCTGGTCGAGCTCAGCGAGCCGGTCCCGGCCGATGTCGCCACCCCGGTGACGATCGTCTCGGACGACTCGCTCGACGCCTCCGAGGAGTACCGGGTCATCGGCTGGGGCGCCACCTCCGAGGGCGGCGCGCCGAGCGATGTCCTGCTGCAGGTCGACGTCCCGAGCGTCAGCGACGAGGAGTGCGTCGCGGCCTACGAGGCCATCGACATCGCCACGAGCCCCGACGTCGAGCTGTGCGCCGGTGACCTCGAAGAGGGCGGCATCGACTCCTGCCAGGGCGACTCCGGTGGCCCGCTGCTGGTCGAGGACGGCGGCGAGTGGATCCAGGTCGGCGTCGTGAGCTGGGGCGAGGGCTGCGCCCGTCCGGGCATCCCGGGTGTCTACACCCAGCTGAGCGCCGTCGCGGACGACATCGCGAACGTCGCCTCCGGTGAGAACACGCCGGCCGAGGTCGTCGACGTCCAGATCGAGACCACCATCAACACCCCGGTCGAGATCACGCTGTCGGCCGACGACGCCGAGGGCGACGACGTGTCGTTCAAGGTGAGCGAGACCGACCCCGAGGCCGGCGGCACACTGACCACTGACGACGAGACCCTCACCACGCTGGTCTACACCCCGGCCGAGGGCTTCGAGGGCGAGGACAGCTTCCTGTACCTCGCCAACGACGGCGCCATCGACGGCATCCCCGCCACCGTGACCATCACGGTCGCCGGAGAGGCCGAGCCCACCGAGGAGCCGACGCCGACCGAGGAGCCCACCGAGGAGCCGACGCCGACGCCCACCGAGACCCCGGGTGAGGACGACGGCGACGACAACGGTGACGACGGCGACGAGCTGCCCGACACCGGTTCGAACACCACCACCATGATCGGCCTGGCTCTGCTGCTGGCCGCCGGTGGTGCCGGTGCGGCCTTCGCCGCCCGGCGTCGCACGGCCGGCTCGAACCTCTGA